A window from Schistosoma haematobium chromosome 1, whole genome shotgun sequence encodes these proteins:
- the LCMT1_1 gene encoding Leucine carboxyl methyltransferase 1, variant 2 (EggNog:ENOG410VD49~COG:O~BUSCO:EOG091G0CW2), with protein sequence MTIQRRRLLESTNASPLKDDNLNLTVNQKTSVVDTLHDNLHYVFETGRFHLLSFDLRRSVQDLLDVLCSTVNGAGCSKSCPTLFLAECVLVYMSPEASCQLIKGLSVNFPRASFLHYEQVNMSDSFGSIMIKNFRARSCELPGLNACHSLATQEERFFKAGWKKAKGWTINQVYKMLPSSTRYRVEHLELLDDLEVTMQLFDHYCILLATNDEIICPDEQLKESLATIE encoded by the exons ATGACAATACAACGAAGAAGGCTGCTTGAATCAACAA ATGCTTCACCACTTAAAGACGATAATTTAAACCTTACAGTAAATCAAAAGACTTCTGTTGTCGACACACTACATGATAATTTGCACTACGTTTTTGAGACGGGACGGTTTCACTTACTGAGTTTCGATTTACGAAGATCTGTTCAAGATCTTCTAGATGTTTTATGTTCAACAGTTAATGGGGCCGGTTGTTCCAAAAGTTGCCCAACTCTCTTCCTTGCTGAATGCGTACTTGTTTATATGTCTCCAGAGGCAAGCTGTCAGTTAATAAAGGGTCTTTCGGTAAACTTCCCACGTGCTTCATTCCTGCATTATGAACAG GTTAATATGAGCGATTCATTTGGTTCTATTATGATCAAAAATTTTCGTGCTCGTTCCTGTGAGCTTCCTGGTCTTAATGCATGTCATTCACTGGCTACTCAAGAGGAACG ATTTTTTAAGGCTGGTTGGAAAAAAGCCAAAGGATGGACTATAAATCAAGTTTATAAGATGTTACCTTCCAGTACTCGATACAG aGTAGAACATTTGGAACTATTGGATGACCTTGAAGTGACAATGCAGTTGTTTGATCATTATTGTATTCTCCTGGCAACTAATGATGAAATAATCTGCCCAGATGAACAGTTGAAAGAATCATTAGCCACTATTGAGTAG
- the LCMT1_1 gene encoding Leucine carboxyl methyltransferase 1 (EggNog:ENOG410VD49~COG:O~BUSCO:EOG091G0CW2) has product MTDRSTFSFYHILLYVCYISNEKLYTLNPDASPLKDDNLNLTVNQKTSVVDTLHDNLHYVFETGRFHLLSFDLRRSVQDLLDVLCSTVNGAGCSKSCPTLFLAECVLVYMSPEASCQLIKGLSVNFPRASFLHYEQVNMSDSFGSIMIKNFRARSCELPGLNACHSLATQEERFFKAGWKKAKGWTINQVYKMLPSSTRYRVEHLELLDDLEVTMQLFDHYCILLATNDEIICPDEQLKESLATIE; this is encoded by the exons ATGACTGACCGTTCAACGTTTTCATTTTACCATATTCTCTTATATGTATGCTATATATCTAACGAAAAGCTTTATACTTTGAACCCAGATGCTTCACCACTTAAAGACGATAATTTAAACCTTACAGTAAATCAAAAGACTTCTGTTGTCGACACACTACATGATAATTTGCACTACGTTTTTGAGACGGGACGGTTTCACTTACTGAGTTTCGATTTACGAAGATCTGTTCAAGATCTTCTAGATGTTTTATGTTCAACAGTTAATGGGGCCGGTTGTTCCAAAAGTTGCCCAACTCTCTTCCTTGCTGAATGCGTACTTGTTTATATGTCTCCAGAGGCAAGCTGTCAGTTAATAAAGGGTCTTTCGGTAAACTTCCCACGTGCTTCATTCCTGCATTATGAACAG GTTAATATGAGCGATTCATTTGGTTCTATTATGATCAAAAATTTTCGTGCTCGTTCCTGTGAGCTTCCTGGTCTTAATGCATGTCATTCACTGGCTACTCAAGAGGAACG ATTTTTTAAGGCTGGTTGGAAAAAAGCCAAAGGATGGACTATAAATCAAGTTTATAAGATGTTACCTTCCAGTACTCGATACAG aGTAGAACATTTGGAACTATTGGATGACCTTGAAGTGACAATGCAGTTGTTTGATCATTATTGTATTCTCCTGGCAACTAATGATGAAATAATCTGCCCAGATGAACAGTTGAAAGAATCATTAGCCACTATTGAGTAG